One window of Micromonas commoda chromosome 1, complete sequence genomic DNA carries:
- a CDS encoding predicted protein, with amino-acid sequence PASANPGASYSEHKPKTPPPDLPSLLLDSRIIYIGMPLVPAVTELIVSELLYMQYTDPARPCYIYINSTGCQRADGEVVGFETEATSIYDTMKYIGNEIFTVGTGVAIGQACMLLSAGDKGKRFMTKNATAMLHQPRVPSTGQRQAIELHIKWKEVLEQKKTMVDILSQTTGHSKEQIDKDIQRPMYMTAEDAIAYGIIDKIV; translated from the coding sequence cccgcgagcgccaacCCAGGCGCTTCGTACAGTGAACACAAGCCAAAAACACCTCCACCCGACCTTCCCTCGCTTCTTCTTGACAGCCGGATCATCTACATCGGGATGCCGCTTGTCCCAGCAGTGACTGAACTCATCGTATCAGAACTGCTCTACATGCAGTACACAGACCCTGCGAGACCATGCTACATCTACATCAATTCGACCGGCTGTCAGAGAGCAGATGGAGAAGTTGTGGGCTTTGAAACTGAGGCGACATCCATTTACGACACTATGAAATACATCGGTAACGAGATATTCACAGTCGGAACAGGTGTCGCTATAGGTCAAGCCTGCATGCTTTTGTCAGCCGGGGACAAGGGCAAACGGTTCATGACTAAAAACGCTACGGCGATGCTGCACCAACCAAGGGTACCCTCAACTGGTCAGCGGCAAGCAATAGAGCTTCACATAAAATGGAAAGAGGTGCTGGAGCAAAAGAAAACTATGGTTGACATTTTAAGTCAAACGACCGGACACTCGAAGGAACAGATTGACAAGGATATCCAGCGTCCGATGTATATGACGGCGGAAGATGCGATTGCATATGGTATCATCGACAAAATTGTTGA